In Bacteroidota bacterium, a single window of DNA contains:
- a CDS encoding efflux RND transporter permease subunit produces the protein MIANTFIKRPVTAIVISIILVITGIICIFNSPVEQYPQITPPVVQVNGQFTGADALTVEQTVATPIEQQVNGTPGMEYMQSNNTNNGLMSMNVTFDIGTNIDIATLDVQNRVSIATPLLPAAVSRLGLTVRALNPSMLMMVSIFAPQGTHDITFLDNYTNIFVQDALLRVPGVGSISRFTDDFSMRIWMDPEKMAAYNLTPTDVISALNAQNVQVAAGSAGVPPQQKTQTFELGILVNGRLSKVSDFENVIVKTNPATGDLVYLRDVARVELGKFTFSSNSFVDGKRASCLLIYQAPGSNALETAKGVYNVLAELKKSFPTDVDYKVPFESVTVVRVSMSEVVITLLQALGLVAIVVFLFLQNFRTTLIPVLAIPVSILGTFCFFIPLGFTINTLTMFGFVLAIGIVVDDAIIVVEAVEHYMDEHNLSAKEATYQAMKDISAPVVAIALILAAVFVPVGFIPGIVGRLYQQFAITIAISVMLSAFIALSLTPALCSLLLKPTQKNAEARGAGRFFSGFNRWFEKLTDKYSDGVKRSITVSRYVVILLLCICIGTLLLFKNKSTGFIPSEDDGNLYITFQLPPASSTAQSVAVMTKLMSVVASTPGVGHYAALSGLNVVTNATNSNCGTIYCQLKPWDERSTRSEQVPGIIHVMQQRINDAGLTNANVQVIQPSPIPGVGSVVGFSFQIEQRNTNDDIHGFEKVVNDFIEEANKNPAISHAYSFYSAHTPNYNLTVDREKCEKLGVNVADVFTTIQAYMGSIYVNDFTTYNRTFHVVIQADTMSRASVSDIDKYFVRNQAGSMVPLGTLVSYKPTEAAPLISHFNIFRSAEIEGESAPGYSSTETLNALKDVARKVLPEGYDYEYSGLSYEEIKEGSTSIYIFVFSITFVFLFLAALYESWSVPFSVLLAVPIGAFGAILTLTLLPGISNNVYAQIGLITLIGLAAKNAILIVEFAKVRVDRGEELIQSTMEAVRLRLRPIVMTSMAFILGVLPLVFATGAGAVARRTIGFTVLGGMLAATTLAIFIVPVLFVIITRLSYGKERLEYLQDHHQELMEKAKKVEEQNIDPELEYDLHRSREIYNLDQE, from the coding sequence ATGATTGCCAATACCTTTATTAAAAGGCCGGTCACCGCTATTGTCATTTCGATCATCCTCGTGATCACCGGCATCATTTGCATTTTCAATTCCCCCGTTGAGCAGTACCCTCAGATTACTCCCCCGGTTGTTCAGGTGAACGGCCAGTTTACCGGGGCCGATGCGCTGACCGTCGAACAGACCGTTGCAACGCCGATCGAGCAGCAGGTCAACGGAACTCCCGGCATGGAGTACATGCAGAGCAATAATACGAACAACGGCTTGATGTCGATGAACGTCACCTTCGACATCGGCACCAACATCGATATTGCCACCCTCGACGTACAAAACCGCGTCAGCATTGCTACCCCGTTGCTGCCGGCCGCGGTGAGCCGTCTCGGCCTGACCGTGCGTGCGCTGAATCCGAGTATGCTGATGATGGTGTCGATCTTTGCGCCGCAAGGGACGCACGACATCACCTTCCTGGACAATTACACGAACATTTTTGTGCAGGACGCGCTGCTCCGTGTTCCCGGGGTCGGAAGCATCAGCAGGTTCACGGACGATTTCAGCATGCGGATCTGGATGGATCCGGAAAAAATGGCGGCGTACAACCTGACTCCGACCGACGTCATCTCCGCGTTGAACGCGCAGAATGTCCAGGTCGCGGCCGGCTCCGCCGGCGTTCCGCCGCAGCAAAAAACGCAGACATTTGAACTTGGTATTCTCGTCAACGGGCGTTTGAGCAAAGTGTCGGATTTTGAAAACGTGATCGTGAAGACCAATCCGGCGACGGGGGACCTTGTCTATCTCAGAGACGTGGCCAGAGTCGAGCTTGGGAAATTCACCTTTTCAAGCAACTCTTTTGTTGATGGGAAGAGGGCATCGTGCCTCCTCATCTATCAGGCGCCGGGAAGCAACGCTCTCGAAACGGCGAAAGGGGTCTATAACGTCCTCGCTGAGTTAAAAAAATCGTTCCCGACGGACGTGGATTACAAAGTTCCTTTTGAATCCGTGACCGTCGTACGAGTTTCGATGAGCGAGGTTGTCATTACGCTGCTTCAGGCGCTGGGGCTCGTCGCCATTGTCGTTTTTTTGTTCTTGCAGAACTTCCGGACGACGCTCATCCCGGTACTCGCCATCCCGGTATCGATCCTCGGCACATTCTGCTTTTTTATACCGCTCGGGTTTACGATCAACACGCTGACGATGTTCGGCTTTGTGCTGGCGATCGGCATCGTGGTCGACGACGCCATTATCGTCGTCGAAGCGGTCGAGCATTATATGGATGAGCATAATCTCTCGGCAAAGGAGGCCACGTACCAGGCGATGAAAGATATCTCGGCCCCTGTTGTCGCCATCGCGCTTATCCTGGCGGCGGTGTTCGTTCCGGTCGGATTCATTCCAGGGATCGTCGGACGCTTGTACCAGCAGTTCGCAATTACCATTGCGATCTCCGTCATGCTTTCCGCCTTCATTGCGTTGTCGCTCACCCCGGCTCTCTGCAGCTTGCTCCTCAAACCGACGCAGAAAAATGCGGAAGCCCGCGGTGCCGGCAGATTCTTCAGCGGATTCAACAGGTGGTTCGAGAAACTGACGGACAAATATTCCGACGGCGTGAAGCGGAGCATTACGGTCTCGCGGTACGTGGTCATTCTGCTTCTGTGCATTTGCATTGGCACGCTCCTTCTGTTCAAGAACAAGTCGACCGGATTCATTCCGTCGGAGGATGACGGAAACCTTTACATTACGTTCCAGCTCCCGCCGGCTTCGTCGACTGCACAGTCCGTCGCCGTGATGACGAAGCTGATGTCGGTCGTGGCCTCGACTCCCGGCGTCGGTCATTACGCGGCATTGTCGGGGTTGAATGTCGTCACCAACGCGACCAATTCGAATTGCGGAACCATCTATTGCCAGCTGAAGCCATGGGATGAGCGTTCAACCCGGAGCGAACAGGTTCCCGGAATCATTCATGTGATGCAGCAGAGGATCAACGATGCCGGGCTCACCAACGCAAATGTGCAGGTGATCCAGCCGTCGCCGATTCCGGGCGTCGGCTCGGTCGTCGGATTCAGCTTCCAGATCGAGCAGCGAAACACCAACGACGACATCCATGGGTTCGAAAAGGTCGTGAATGATTTTATCGAAGAAGCGAACAAGAATCCCGCCATCTCGCACGCGTACAGTTTCTATTCCGCGCACACGCCGAACTATAATCTGACGGTGGACAGGGAAAAATGCGAAAAATTGGGAGTGAATGTTGCCGACGTTTTTACGACCATCCAGGCATACATGGGGAGCATCTACGTCAACGATTTCACCACCTACAATCGCACGTTCCATGTGGTGATCCAGGCAGATACGATGTCCCGTGCCTCCGTGTCTGATATCGACAAATATTTCGTACGCAATCAGGCCGGTTCGATGGTCCCGCTCGGGACGCTTGTCAGCTATAAGCCGACAGAAGCGGCGCCGCTCATTTCTCACTTCAATATCTTTCGTTCCGCAGAAATTGAAGGCGAGTCGGCGCCAGGATACAGCAGTACGGAAACACTGAACGCGCTCAAAGATGTGGCGCGAAAAGTCCTGCCGGAAGGGTATGATTACGAGTATTCAGGGTTGAGCTATGAAGAAATAAAAGAAGGCTCGACATCGATCTACATTTTTGTCTTTTCCATCACGTTCGTCTTTCTTTTTCTTGCAGCGCTGTACGAAAGCTGGTCGGTCCCGTTCTCGGTCCTGTTGGCTGTTCCTATCGGAGCGTTCGGCGCGATCCTCACGCTGACGCTGCTGCCGGGCATATCGAACAATGTCTATGCGCAGATCGGATTGATCACGCTTATCGGACTTGCAGCGAAGAATGCGATCCTCATCGTCGAATTTGCGAAAGTGCGCGTTGATCGGGGAGAAGAGCTTATTCAATCGACGATGGAAGCGGTCCGGCTTCGGCTCCGCCCGATCGTCATGACCTCGATGGCATTCATTCTCGGCGTTCTCCCTCTTGTTTTTGCGACGGGAGCCGGAGCGGTCGCGCGGAGGACGATAGGGTTCACTGTGCTCGGGGGAATGCTCGCGGCAACGACGCTGGCGATCTTCATCGTCCCGGTCTTGTTCGTCATCATCACGCGTCTTTCGTACGGCAAGGAGCGGCTCGAATATCTTCAGGACCATCATCAGGAATTGATGGAAAAGGCGAAGAAAGTGGAAGAACAGAACATCGACCCCGAGCTGGAATATGATCTGCACCGGTCCCGCGAGATCTATAACCTAGACCAGGAATGA
- a CDS encoding efflux RND transporter permease subunit, which produces MIANTFIKRPVTAIVISLVLMISGIICIANLAVDQYPNITPPAVSIGGQYTGADAQTVEQTVATPIEEQVNGTPGMEYMQSTNTNTGSMGITVTFNVGTNVHIAALNVQNRVGIATPLLPSVVSRLGLTVRARNPSMLMQVAVFSPKGTHNITFLDNYTNVFIEDALLRVPGVGDVNTRTDNFSMRIWMNPEKMAAYGLVPQDIIAALNGQNVQVAAGAAGAPPQLTDQPFELGILVNGPLVKVPDFENVVVKTIPATGELVHLKDVARVELGKFTFSSNSFVDGKRASILFIYQTPGSNALETANNVYATLEKLKRSFPADVDYAVPFESITIIKVSMQEVLETLLKALGLVAIVVFLFLQNWRSTIIPILAIPVSILGTFCFFLPLGFTINTLTMFGFVLAIGIVVDDAIIVVEAVQHYIDEHHLSAKEATYRAMKDISAPVVTIALILAAVFVPVGFIPGIVGRLYQQFAITIAISVMLSAFIALSLTPALCTLLLKPHASKPQWSDMFFSRFNHWFDVMTKDYVNTVRRGIRGARYVVILLLCICVGAYILFKKKPSGFIPAEDDGRLYVTYQMPEGTSTTKSVEVITKLMEIVGATPGVNHYSAISGLNILNFGATSNAGSIFCMLKPWEQRQKPEEQIPGIMNVLRKRIAAAGIDNANIVVIPPPPIRGIGQAAGFSMQIEQGSTSDDVHAFEGVVKKFVAEAHKNPAISTAFSYYGAHTPSYNLTLDREKCERLGVNIADVFTTLQAYMGSLFVNNFTLYDRTYHVVVQADTTYRALISDLNKYFVRNQRGEMVPLSTLVSYQAAEAPPLITHFNIFRSAEVDGSTPPGYSTGEGIDALRATAEKVLPHGYTYEFSGLSYEEIKAGSATVYIFIFSITFVFLFLAALYESWSVPLTVLLPVPISAFGAILMLMFIPRLTNNVYAQIGLITLIGLSAKNAILIVEFAKIRVDRGEELIASTLEAVKLRLRPIIMTSMAFILGVLPLALATGAGAVARNTIGFTVLGGMLAASTLAILIVPVLFVIITRMSYGKKELEYLQSHHEELMEREKKIEQQKIDPELEYEMTHHFERHHEG; this is translated from the coding sequence ATGATTGCCAATACCTTTATCAAGCGCCCGGTCACTGCGATCGTCATCTCGCTTGTACTGATGATCTCGGGGATCATCTGTATTGCCAATCTCGCGGTCGATCAATACCCGAATATTACTCCCCCCGCGGTTTCCATCGGCGGACAATATACCGGCGCCGACGCTCAGACAGTCGAACAGACGGTCGCCACGCCGATCGAAGAACAGGTTAACGGAACGCCCGGCATGGAATACATGCAGAGCACCAATACCAACACTGGCTCAATGGGGATCACGGTGACGTTCAACGTCGGCACCAACGTTCACATCGCCGCATTGAACGTTCAGAATCGTGTGGGGATCGCGACGCCGCTTCTTCCTTCCGTCGTCAGCCGCCTCGGGCTCACAGTCCGCGCGCGCAATCCCAGCATGCTGATGCAGGTGGCGGTCTTCTCTCCGAAGGGAACGCACAACATCACCTTCCTTGACAATTACACCAACGTCTTTATCGAGGACGCGCTCCTTCGGGTGCCTGGAGTCGGGGACGTCAATACGCGTACGGACAATTTCAGCATGCGCATCTGGATGAACCCGGAGAAGATGGCGGCGTACGGCCTGGTTCCGCAGGACATCATCGCCGCTTTGAACGGGCAGAATGTCCAGGTTGCCGCGGGTGCTGCGGGCGCTCCTCCCCAGCTGACCGACCAGCCGTTCGAGCTTGGAATTCTCGTCAACGGGCCGCTTGTGAAAGTTCCGGATTTTGAAAACGTCGTCGTCAAGACCATTCCCGCCACCGGCGAGCTCGTGCATCTCAAAGATGTTGCGAGAGTTGAACTCGGCAAGTTTACTTTTTCCAGCAATTCGTTTGTGGATGGAAAAAGGGCGTCAATCCTCTTCATTTATCAGACCCCCGGAAGCAATGCACTTGAAACGGCGAACAACGTATACGCCACGCTGGAGAAATTAAAGAGGTCTTTTCCGGCGGACGTCGACTACGCCGTTCCGTTCGAGTCGATCACGATCATCAAAGTATCGATGCAGGAGGTGCTGGAAACATTGTTGAAGGCGCTCGGACTCGTCGCCATCGTTGTTTTCCTTTTCCTCCAGAACTGGCGGTCCACGATTATTCCGATCCTCGCGATCCCGGTCTCCATCCTCGGCACGTTTTGCTTTTTCCTCCCGCTCGGCTTCACCATCAACACGCTCACGATGTTCGGCTTCGTCCTTGCGATCGGCATCGTCGTCGACGATGCCATCATCGTGGTCGAAGCGGTGCAGCATTACATCGACGAACATCATCTCTCGGCGAAGGAAGCGACGTACCGGGCCATGAAAGACATCTCGGCGCCGGTGGTTACCATCGCGCTCATTCTCGCTGCGGTTTTCGTGCCGGTCGGATTCATTCCCGGAATTGTCGGACGATTGTATCAGCAGTTCGCGATCACGATCGCCATCTCCGTCATGCTGTCGGCGTTCATCGCATTATCGCTGACTCCGGCGCTCTGCACGCTGCTGTTGAAGCCGCATGCAAGCAAACCTCAATGGAGCGACATGTTCTTCAGCCGGTTCAACCATTGGTTTGATGTGATGACGAAGGATTATGTCAACACCGTTCGCCGCGGAATCAGAGGCGCCCGGTATGTCGTGATCCTGCTCCTTTGCATTTGCGTTGGCGCCTATATTCTGTTCAAGAAGAAACCGTCTGGGTTCATTCCAGCCGAAGATGACGGGCGCTTGTATGTTACGTACCAGATGCCCGAGGGAACGTCCACAACGAAATCGGTTGAAGTGATCACGAAGTTGATGGAAATCGTCGGGGCAACCCCCGGCGTGAATCATTATTCTGCCATCTCCGGGCTGAACATACTGAATTTCGGCGCGACGTCGAACGCCGGTAGCATCTTTTGCATGCTCAAGCCGTGGGAACAACGGCAGAAACCGGAGGAGCAAATTCCCGGCATCATGAACGTGCTGAGAAAAAGGATCGCCGCTGCCGGCATCGACAACGCGAACATCGTTGTCATTCCCCCTCCGCCGATCCGCGGTATCGGGCAGGCGGCGGGGTTCAGCATGCAGATCGAACAGGGGAGCACGAGCGACGACGTCCACGCGTTCGAAGGCGTCGTTAAGAAATTTGTCGCGGAGGCGCACAAGAATCCGGCGATCTCGACGGCGTTCAGCTACTACGGCGCCCATACGCCGAGCTACAACCTGACGCTCGACAGGGAAAAATGCGAGAGGCTCGGCGTGAATATCGCGGACGTGTTCACCACGCTGCAGGCGTACATGGGAAGCTTGTTCGTCAATAACTTTACTCTCTACGACCGTACCTACCATGTTGTCGTTCAGGCGGACACGACGTACCGTGCCCTCATCTCCGACCTGAACAAATATTTTGTGCGCAACCAGCGGGGGGAAATGGTGCCGCTGAGCACTCTGGTCAGTTATCAAGCCGCCGAAGCGCCGCCGCTGATAACACATTTTAATATTTTCCGTTCCGCGGAAGTCGACGGCTCGACTCCCCCCGGATACAGCACCGGCGAAGGAATCGATGCCCTCCGCGCGACCGCGGAGAAGGTGCTGCCGCACGGATACACGTACGAATTTTCTGGGCTGAGTTACGAGGAAATCAAAGCGGGGTCGGCGACGGTCTATATCTTTATATTTTCCATTACGTTCGTCTTCCTTTTTCTGGCGGCGCTTTATGAAAGCTGGTCGGTGCCGTTGACCGTGCTTCTCCCCGTTCCCATCAGCGCGTTCGGCGCGATCCTGATGCTCATGTTCATCCCGCGGCTGACGAATAATGTGTATGCGCAGATCGGTCTCATCACGCTGATCGGACTTTCCGCAAAGAATGCGATTTTAATCGTAGAGTTCGCGAAGATCCGCGTCGACCGCGGCGAAGAGCTTATTGCGTCGACGCTCGAAGCGGTGAAACTGCGGCTGCGTCCCATTATCATGACTTCAATGGCGTTCATTTTGGGCGTTCTTCCGCTTGCGCTCGCTACAGGGGCCGGCGCAGTTGCAAGGAATACGATCGGCTTTACCGTCCTTGGCGGAATGCTCGCGGCATCGACCCTTGCGATTCTGATCGTTCCCGTGCTGTTCGTCATCATCACCCGGATGTCGTACGGCAAGAAAGAGCTGGAGTACTTGCAGTCTCATCACGAAGAATTGATGGAGCGGGAAAAGAAAATTGAACAGCAAAAAATCGATCCGGAACTGGAGTACGAAATGACCCATCATTTCGAAAGGCATCATGAAGGGTAG
- a CDS encoding diguanylate cyclase — MLNENSTRSLRSILNTLAILKSTNQHQKVLHHIVNQLFQIYRCQTAAVVIIDPKTEYLHIENDYGLSLTFCKSFRTRLATGAIGKLLWTGHPILISDSASDPLQAAEIALEYAFGSAVCVQIEVDHRTFGYLHVDSTEKGKFTEEDLGMIQGFADIAGLALVKAQLHEENMQLEVIDRETGLEKYVSFIKKLDAEMEHAKELSESFSLVLLDVDNFKDVVHTYGYDASKKLLREMGCLVKSKLRPIDACGRYGFDEFVILLANTNLQEAIVRAKEFSVDIAHTLFTEQKIESAVSIGVSAYPVNGRTTSDLLLMVKEALFEAQRAGRNTVYFYPTIKQAKGELVS, encoded by the coding sequence ATGCTTAATGAGAACTCGACACGATCGCTCAGGAGCATCCTCAACACGCTCGCCATTTTGAAGTCTACGAACCAGCATCAGAAAGTTCTTCATCACATCGTCAACCAGCTGTTCCAGATCTACAGGTGCCAAACGGCGGCTGTCGTCATCATCGACCCGAAGACAGAATACCTTCATATCGAGAACGACTACGGTCTGTCGCTGACCTTCTGCAAATCATTCCGGACGCGGCTCGCTACCGGCGCCATCGGCAAGCTCCTGTGGACAGGGCACCCCATCCTCATTTCCGACAGCGCGTCCGACCCCCTGCAAGCGGCAGAGATCGCCCTTGAGTATGCATTCGGCTCTGCGGTCTGTGTCCAGATCGAGGTTGACCACCGTACGTTCGGCTACCTGCACGTCGACAGCACGGAGAAGGGCAAGTTCACCGAAGAGGACCTCGGGATGATCCAGGGCTTTGCGGACATCGCCGGACTCGCGCTCGTCAAGGCTCAGCTCCATGAGGAAAACATGCAGCTTGAAGTCATCGACCGCGAGACTGGGCTGGAAAAGTACGTCTCCTTCATCAAGAAGCTCGACGCCGAAATGGAGCACGCGAAGGAGTTAAGCGAGAGCTTTTCGCTCGTTCTTCTGGACGTCGACAACTTCAAGGATGTCGTCCACACGTACGGGTATGACGCTTCGAAGAAGCTCTTGAGGGAAATGGGGTGCCTTGTGAAATCGAAGTTACGCCCCATCGACGCCTGCGGGCGCTACGGGTTCGACGAGTTCGTCATACTTCTCGCCAACACGAACTTGCAGGAGGCGATCGTCAGGGCGAAGGAATTTTCGGTCGACATCGCTCACACGCTCTTCACTGAACAGAAGATTGAGTCGGCGGTGAGTATCGGGGTCTCGGCCTATCCGGTCAACGGCCGAACGACCTCCGACCTGCTCCTCATGGTCAAGGAAGCTCTCTTCGAGGCGCAGCGGGCAGGCCGGAACACCGTCTACTTCTACCCGACGATCAAGCAGGCGAAGGGAGAGCTTGTCAGTTGA
- a CDS encoding VIT domain-containing protein → MKKHPRVTAFLVVALLLHSPRMFAVNQLTVHDPDVYGSKLGYIDQATLYVEPHGAYVEQTLILDYADHLQFAAGTKIEVVHAFEMPQGAVINDLWLWINNVPVRGKMLATWQAQHIYDSIVSKHRDPAFLSKIGTQYELHVYPLSPGSYRRVKITFVSPTQWIGQNGGAELPIRMLLANNSPAKPLRVYFKTAQNIWGVPTVLELPLLSFQSLADSAGYSYKYVDVADISNLQSLSLQFQTQFQGGASFMSAVDSTDTTAFQLGFVPPQFFSTRSDTTAKKFLVGIDLSGFQNKNYSTLLPNLKSTLISALRTKDQFKIVVTGAGAMQYLGSNWTYGIPDSIDNILERFANSDLGKTIGQSTIPSVIFADPNAVTCWQFPGIDSLCVPRVFSTLGGAIDAITSVPIVAAYNQGFEDANETKSILSNLISRFDSLFLKGGRFLTYYDYNRVGSELLASHYISGLTMNRRTDGSTTLYRNLSGNIGAYFPPSFVHYGFDDLVYTDPDTKVEVQDSSGNVAVISKRINNGLLVVSSIWSFRDDGATKEIIGVPLLGLNAISHSEQMIGLLNEVQSHRLADPFDKALIFSNTDSAFAKTYALSWATTYVSKFSGSVPVFYTVNLLDGTTYTPPSVSDGGVDYYGGGYLLKTVAALTNGIHFETHIDNWNFIAGALSPSSVPVIDSLNIIAATADSAGKVLEMREVNPVQNDPSKPRFFIGAAKGHERLDFAINARFAGDDSIETKKLSYYPVNDTTGSQSLIPALLANEDIKNLLMTPPFDTATIVARAMRYNLLCDFTALLVLDTTIENNPNNSNGTPVNPQHAFPETDTLGLGAYPNPFNNQVAIQIDVRPASKVYLVIYNILGQRVKVLLNNEVVSERRTVFWNGTDEQNRTVSSGVYFVRMIATNLVGGGVKSRLTRILFLK, encoded by the coding sequence ATGAAAAAGCATCCTCGGGTTACTGCATTCCTCGTAGTTGCGCTCCTGCTGCACTCGCCAAGAATGTTCGCCGTCAATCAACTCACGGTTCATGACCCGGATGTCTACGGGTCAAAGCTCGGCTACATCGACCAGGCAACCCTCTATGTTGAGCCGCATGGCGCGTATGTCGAGCAAACGCTCATTCTCGATTATGCCGATCATCTTCAATTTGCTGCGGGCACAAAGATAGAAGTGGTCCATGCCTTCGAGATGCCGCAGGGAGCGGTGATCAACGATCTGTGGCTCTGGATTAACAATGTGCCTGTCAGGGGAAAGATGCTTGCGACGTGGCAGGCGCAGCATATTTATGACAGCATCGTCAGCAAACACAGAGACCCTGCGTTTCTTTCGAAGATCGGGACGCAGTACGAATTGCATGTCTATCCCTTGAGCCCCGGAAGTTACCGTCGAGTGAAGATCACTTTTGTCAGCCCCACGCAATGGATCGGCCAAAATGGGGGAGCGGAATTGCCGATCAGAATGCTGCTGGCAAATAATTCTCCCGCGAAGCCGCTTAGGGTCTACTTCAAAACGGCGCAGAATATTTGGGGGGTACCGACGGTGCTTGAGTTGCCTCTTCTCAGTTTCCAGAGTCTGGCCGACAGCGCCGGGTATTCATACAAATATGTCGACGTTGCCGATATCTCGAACCTTCAGAGCCTGAGCCTTCAATTCCAAACCCAGTTCCAGGGGGGCGCTTCGTTCATGAGTGCTGTCGACAGTACCGATACGACAGCGTTCCAGCTGGGATTTGTTCCGCCTCAATTTTTTTCCACGCGATCGGATACGACGGCGAAAAAATTTTTGGTCGGGATCGACTTAAGCGGATTCCAAAACAAAAATTACTCGACCTTGCTCCCGAACTTGAAATCCACGCTCATATCCGCGCTCCGTACAAAAGATCAATTCAAAATTGTTGTGACCGGGGCGGGTGCAATGCAATATCTCGGGAGCAACTGGACATACGGGATACCCGACTCGATCGATAACATCCTGGAGAGGTTCGCGAACAGCGATCTGGGCAAGACGATAGGCCAGTCCACAATTCCTTCCGTAATTTTCGCAGACCCGAATGCGGTGACCTGCTGGCAGTTTCCCGGGATTGATAGCCTTTGCGTGCCGCGGGTTTTTTCGACCCTGGGCGGTGCGATCGATGCTATTACTTCTGTTCCTATTGTCGCCGCATATAATCAGGGGTTTGAAGATGCGAATGAAACGAAGTCGATTCTTTCAAATCTGATCAGCCGGTTTGACTCGTTGTTTCTGAAAGGGGGGAGATTCCTGACGTACTATGACTATAACCGTGTCGGCAGTGAATTGCTTGCATCGCACTATATCAGCGGGCTGACAATGAACCGAAGGACAGACGGGTCAACGACGCTTTATAGAAATCTTTCCGGAAACATCGGCGCGTATTTTCCCCCGTCCTTTGTCCATTACGGTTTTGACGACCTTGTCTATACGGACCCCGATACCAAAGTCGAGGTGCAGGATTCAAGCGGCAACGTGGCGGTCATTTCAAAAAGAATCAATAACGGTCTGCTCGTCGTCAGCAGCATTTGGTCGTTCAGGGATGACGGGGCCACAAAAGAAATCATCGGAGTTCCACTTCTCGGCCTGAACGCTATTTCCCATTCAGAGCAGATGATCGGCCTCCTGAACGAGGTCCAATCCCATCGATTGGCCGACCCGTTCGACAAAGCCCTGATCTTTTCCAACACCGACTCCGCTTTTGCCAAAACCTATGCGCTCAGCTGGGCAACGACATACGTATCAAAATTTTCTGGCTCTGTGCCCGTTTTTTATACCGTGAATCTGCTGGATGGGACCACGTATACTCCTCCTTCGGTCTCCGACGGCGGAGTTGATTATTACGGCGGAGGTTATCTCCTCAAAACTGTCGCAGCGCTGACAAACGGGATTCATTTCGAGACCCATATTGATAATTGGAACTTTATTGCCGGCGCACTTTCGCCTTCTTCGGTTCCCGTTATCGACAGCTTAAACATCATAGCCGCCACGGCCGACTCGGCCGGGAAGGTCCTCGAGATGAGAGAGGTCAACCCTGTGCAAAATGATCCTTCCAAACCCCGATTCTTTATCGGAGCCGCCAAAGGGCATGAACGATTGGATTTCGCGATCAATGCACGATTTGCGGGGGATGACTCGATCGAAACCAAAAAATTAAGCTATTATCCTGTGAACGATACAACGGGGAGCCAGTCGCTCATTCCGGCGCTCCTGGCGAACGAGGACATCAAAAACCTGCTCATGACGCCTCCCTTCGATACAGCAACGATCGTTGCACGGGCGATGCGTTACAACCTCCTTTGTGACTTCACTGCGCTGCTGGTGCTTGATACCACAATTGAAAATAACCCGAACAATTCCAACGGAACGCCGGTCAATCCCCAACACGCTTTTCCGGAAACGGACACCTTGGGGTTAGGCGCATATCCGAATCCATTCAATAATCAGGTTGCAATTCAGATCGATGTCAGGCCGGCGTCAAAGGTTTATCTCGTCATCTACAACATCCTTGGCCAGCGTGTAAAGGTCTTGCTGAACAACGAGGTTGTCAGCGAGAGAAGAACGGTTTTTTGGAACGGGACGGACGAGCAGAATAGAACGGTCAGCAGCGGAGTTTATTTTGTCCGGATGATAGCCACAAATCTTGTCGGCGGAGGGGTCAAGTCGCGTCTGACGCGAATTTTGTTCCTGAAGTAA